In bacterium, the sequence TCTTCCCATGATCAATATGCCCTATCGTACCCACATTCACATGTAACTTCGTCCGCTCAAACTTCGGCTTCGCCATACTTAAATCCTCCTAAATATTCAGGTTGATATTAAAGATTAAGTAATTTAATGGTTTTACTAAGTTTATATAGTAAAATTTACCGTTTATATCTAATTTAAATAATTATTATAACACAATAGGATATAAAAAGGCAAATTCCATTTTAAACTCGTTGATTGTAAGCTAAACTTGGGCTAACAGTAGCAGAACTTTAATACGTGATAGTGATTAATACTATTTTAAGATTACAACTTTGAATTTTCGATGGAGCCCAAGAGCGGAATCGAACCGCTGACCACACCCTTACCAAGGGTGTGCTCTACCGACTGAGCTACTTGGGCATCTTTACTGGTAAACGGGTTTAAGAATAAAAGGACTAAGAACATGATGTCCTTAGTCCTAAATTTTATCATCTCAACTCCATTAAATAAGATACCCTAGCATAGATGGGTTTGTCAAGCAAGGTATGATATATTCAATGATTATTTATCAACTGTCCTCCTTGGATATCCTGACTAATAATGGTATAGTTTGCATCAAGTTCCAAATATATCCTAATTAACCGATAGCATTTATTATCCATCGCTTCTTTATGCAAAGTATAACAGGCGCCAGGCGTTTTCCCTGGTTCAGCAACCAAATCTGCTTTTGGATTTACCCGGATGATGAATTTTTCGCCACAATGGCTACATTGTATATGTAAGAAAATAACGTCTCGGTTGGTATTCGGTAACAATAACTTTTTGAGTATTCTACGGAACATGTTCAAAAGTGATTGTTGAGGATTCAGTTAAATGGTATCAGATAGTATTTTAAATGTTCTATACGGAAAACATTATACCATAAATGTTCAGCGCACATACTATGGTTCATAATTAAAAAACACTAGTGAATTTTTCCGCGTGTTAATGAAGCTAATATACCGAAACCACAAAGAATGGTGAAAATAATAAATGCTATACGAATGCTAGTTAAAAGTAGTGGATAATTTTCTGGCGATAATTTAGCCCGACCGATATATATTGAAAATATTAACGTGATTATACCCATACTAATGGTCATACCAAGTAACCGCATCGTTGCCATTGTTGCCGAAGCTACTCCATAAAACCGTTTTTCGACTGAGCTCATAACCGCGTTAGTATTCGGTGAAGAAAATAGCGCAAAACCGAATCCAAGCAACATCAAGTTGAATATACTATACCATATGGGGGTAGTAGTGTTTATCAGGATAAGTAAAGCCAATCCAATAGCACTTAGTGCCATACCGAACGAAGCGACAATGCGCGGTTCTATACTATCCGAAATTCGACCAGCAACAGGGGAAAATATTGCTTGAACCATTGGTTGAAAAATAAGCACAACCCCGCTATATTGCGGGGAGAGTCCTTTAATATATTGTAAATATAGGCTTAACAGGAAACTCACCGCTGCGGTTGCACTATAATTAATTAACGCCGCTAGATTCGAAAAAACGAATACCCGGTTATTTTGTAATATTGAAAGTTCAACGAGCGGAGATGCTGTTTTCTTTTCCCAAACGATAAAAGTTAATAGACCTACACCTGCGATGAGAATAAATCCGCCACCTGATAATGACGGCAGACGTGTTAATCCATACATAAACGCAATCAACATTATTCCATAAATGATTGAACCGATAATATCGAATTTCCTTTCATCAGTTTCTTTCCAATCGCCAGTAAGTTTCCATAGGGTGATTAATAGAATAAATATTCCTAGCAGGACGTTAATCAGAAAAATACTCCGCCAACCGAAATGTTGCGTAAGTATTCCACCGAGAAACGGACCGACCGATAACCCAAAATATACTACTGCAACGTTAATCCCGAGCACTTTTCCGCGTTCTTGTACCGGATACACCGAAGTGAGAATTGCAACTGCGGTTGCGAAAACCATTGCCCCGCCGATTCCCTGCAAGATACGGAAAATGATTAATGTAACGCCCGAATTCGCTAACGTGCATAAACATGAAGAAACCGTATACAGTGCAATTCCAACAAGATAAATTTTCTTGCGACCATAGATGTCTGCTAGTTGACCGAATGGAACGAGAAACATTGCTGCCGCAAGCATATAGGCGGTGGCTATCCAGCTTATACCAATTGCAGTCATCTGGAATTCAGTGCCAATAACCGGCAGTGCAATATTGAGCGCAGAACCCATAAAGGGAGTAAGAAACGACCCGAGAGTTGTTATCAATAGAACTACGGATTTATGCGGAATGATGTTATTCTTAATCAGAGCCATATTTATGAATAAACCAGGTTTTAACCAGATGCGTTAAAATAGAATAGGTGAGCAAAATCGCTATTAATAAGAACCAATAAAGTGGTGGTGGAGTTACAAACCCAAGACTTTTCGCGAGCGGTGAAATGGGTAACATAATTCCAATCCCCATAACCAGAAGAGTGGTTAAACTCATCATTTTGCTTGCGCGACTTTGGAAAAATGGGATTTTATTCGTGCGGATAATATGAACAATCAAAGTCTGGGTTAAAAGCGATTCGATAAACCAGCCGGTATGGAATAGCTGTTCGTGATAACTGTCGGCAATCCAGCAGTTAAAGATATAGAGCATTATGAAAAAAGTGGTATAATCGAAAATCGAACTGACTGGTCCAATCCAAAACATAAATCGCCGGATATTATCAATATTCCATTTTCGCGGTTGACGAAGATACTCTTCATCTACCCGGTCGGTCGGAATCCCGGTTTGCGAAAAATCATATAGCAGATTATTAACCAACACTTGAATCGGTGCCATAGGAATAAACGGTAAAAACCAGCTTCCACCGACAACGCTAAACATATTTCCAAAATTCGAGCTAGCACCCATTTTGATATATTTAATTATATTTCCGAATATTTTCCGTCCTTCCAGAACACCATCTTCTAAAACTAACAAGCTTTTTTTAAGGAGAATAATATCTGCCGATTCTTTAGCAATATCGACCGCAGTATCGACGGATATTCCGACATCAGCAGTTTTTAATGCTGGCGCATCGTTAATTCCATCACCCAAGAATCCAACTACATGCCCTTTTTTCTGTAATGCACGAATAATCATTTCTTTATGTTCTGGAGTTAACCGAGCGAAAACCGTTGCGTGTTCGCAGACATCAATGAAATCTGATTCCGATAATTTTTCCAATTGGTCTCCGGTAACGAGAGGAATAAAATCGAGACCAACCTCGCGGCAAATTTTGCGCGTAACCAATTCGTTATCTCCGGTTAAGATTTTGGTTACCACTCCGTTCTTTCGCAACAATTCGATTGCTTCTTTAGCGGTCTCTTTCGGCGGGTCAAGGAAAGCAATGAATCCTAAAAGGATAAGCGAAGTTTCATCTTGAACGGAATAAGCCGATTTCGGTTCAGATATATTCTTATAAGCTACCGCAAGAACGCGAAACCCTTCAGCACTTAACGACCGATATTCATCGCGTAAATCTTGTTTCAGCGATTCGTAGATTTCATTGATTTCATCTTCAACAATGAATCGGTCGCAAGCTTGGAAAATTTCTTCCAGTGCCCCTTTACAAATCAAAAGATGTTTTCCTGGTGCCTGTTGGTCTTCAACGATAACCGACATCCGCCGTCGAGAGAAGTCGAATGGAATCTCATCAACTTTCTTATAATGTTGTTCAACAGCAAATTCGGTATGATTGAGTACCGCGATGTCTAACAGATTTTTCAATCCGGTTTGGTAATAGCTATTGATATAAGCATAGCGCAATACTTCTTCATTTTCTTGGTTGGTAACATCCACATATCGTTCGAGAACGATTTTATCCTGGGTTAAAGTACCGGTTTTGTCGGTGCAAAGGATATCCATTGCACCGAAATTCTGAATAGAGTTCAACCGTTTAACAATAACCTTCTTCCGGGACATCGTTAATGCCCCTTTTGATAGATTCACAGTAACAATCATCGGGAGCATTTCCGGTGTTAAGCCGACGGCTACCGCTAACGCGAATAATACCGCTTCCTGCCATTTTCCCCAGCGGAAATAGTTTATCGCAAACACGACGATTACCATAACGACCATAATCCGAATCATCATTAGCGTAAACTGACGCAACCCTTTATCAAAACTCGTTTCAACTCGCTGGCCGATAAGTTTTTTCGAAATGCCACCAAAATAAGTTCTGGTGCCGGTCATAACCACAACTGCGGTCGCTGACCCGCTATAAACACTGCTTCCCATAAAACATGCGTTTTGGAATTCTAACGGATTGTTTCCAATGGTCGGTAATGGTTGAGCGAATTTTTCTACCGGCATAGATTCGCCGGTTAATGCAGATTGGTTAACAAAAAAGTCTTTTGATGAAATCAGACGGACATCAGCCGGAATCATATCTCCGGCAGAAAGATGCACAATATCACCAGGAACCAGATTCCGGAGCGGGATTTCTTGTTTTTTCCCATCACGGACAACGGTAGCAGTTGTTCGTATCATCGCGTAGAGTTTCTGCACCGCTTTCGACGAGCGATATTCCTGATAATGGGATAGGAAAACGCTCAAAAACAACATTCCCGAAACGATTATCGTTGACGGGATTTCACCCATAATATAGGATAAGATCCCAATTACAAGAAGTTGGATCACCAACGGATTTTTGAACCGAACGAGCAAATCAAGAACTGTGTTTCCTTTTCGGGTATGCGCCAGTTCATTCAACCCGAACTCTTTAACCCGAACCTCGGCTTCTTCACTGGTTAATCCGTTAGCAGAAGTGTGTAGGAAGCGGAATACCTCAAAGATTTCCAATGTTGCTACTTTGCTCATCTTTTTCGATAGTTCAGATGGTCCTTGGGTATAGAACGATTTATCTTGATTGAGATTAAAGAACCACGAAATAAACTGTTTTATCATATAAACTAGGAGAATTAATTTTTTAAAAAAGATTTGTAGGTATAGCTGAATATTATACCCTGAATTTCATTTGCAAACTAATTGAATTATATGCTTCAATACTAACCTTCAAAATAAGATAAAATCAAACAAGGAAAGGATAGCTATATGGAAAAATTCTTGTATCGAGTTCGCTGTTTAGTTTTCATTTGTAGTTTACTTGTGGTGGGGATACTTTTTGCCAAATCAGAACAAGCGCAACTATTTGCTGTCGGTTTCGTGTATCATGATGCGAACCGTAACCAGATTTATGACCCTGGAGAAAAAGGGATTCCGAACATTCGGGTTTCAAATGGTCGCGATATTGTTCTCACAGATGTTCAGGGTAGGTATCGAATTCCTATCGAAGCGGATATGATTCTTTTTGTTATTAAACCTACCGGATGGACAACCGCATTCGATGCGGATAATTTCCCGAAATTTTATTATATCTATAAACCATACGGGTCACCATCAACGAGATTTGCAGGCAGTACTCCAACTGGAGCATTACCCGAATCAATCGATTTTCCGCTTTATCCGCAGGATGAACCGAGCAATTTCAAAGTGCTCTTTTTCGGCGATATTCAGGTTAGGAATCGTAAAACCATCGAATATTTTGCGCGTTCTGTGGTTGAAGAGCTGATTGATACAGATGCGAAATTTGGGGTAACGCTAGGAGATAACGTGAGTGATATTCTCGATTTATATCCTGAGTTGAAATCGGTAATTGGTTATATTGGTATACCGATATATTTTACGTTCGGCAACCACGATTCGAATTATGATGTTACAACAGAAAAATATACCCATGAAACCTATTCTCGTTATTTCGGTCCGGTGTATTATTCATTTGAGTATGGGAAAGTGCATTTTATAGTGCTGGAAAATATTGCATGGAGCTATGATTCTCAGAGACAAAAACTTGCACCATATACCAGCGGACTCGGTCGTGACCAACTCGAGTTTATCAAGAACGATTTAGCGCTTGTCCCGAAAGATTATTTAATTGTTCTCGCCATGCATATCCCGATTATGGATATTAGAGAAAAAGGGAGTTTATTTCGTCTGTTGGAACAGTTTCCGTATACGTTTTCAATTTCCGGGCATGAGCATACTATGGAACATCGGTTTCTTACCCGCGCGGATGGCTGGTTTGGAGTGGAACCGCATCATCATTATATTGCCGGTGCGGTTTGCGGAAATTGGTGGTACGGAATGCCAGATGAATATGGTATTCCGCATTCAATGATGTCAGATGGGACACCTAGCGGATATGCGATTATAACATTTACCGGGAATAAATACTCTATCGAATATAAAGTCGCGCAGAAACCGAACTCGTTCCAGATGCATCTCTATGCGCCGGATGAAATTACCATTGACCAGATAACAACTACAGGAATTATCGTAAATATTTTTGCCGGTTCAGCGAAATCGAAAGTTGAAATTAAGTTCGGGAAAAAAGGATCTTGGTTTCCTATGGAAAAGGTATCGCTTCCTGACCCTTATTATACTAAACAGTTTGAACTAATTACCGAGAAACCTAACTGGATACCGAACGCAATCCTATGCCCACATATATGGCGCGCATCAATTCCTGCCAGTTTAGGTAAAGGGAGCCATCTTATTCAGGTGAGAACGACGGATATGTTTGGACATGTCTATACCGCTTATCGGGTTATTACAATTCAGTAATAGGTAATTAATTAAGCTAGATAAAAACGTCTGGCAGTTATGATTAGGAGTCTGTCTAATAAAACTCTAATCCAGACATTTAATTCCTTTCGTTAGCATGAAACAACCTATTTACCGGGTATATTTCGAGCGATTTTTATAGACGAGAACCAGTGGAACAGTGCTTTTATATCCAAATGATTTTATTGGAGTTGCAGTGTTATAAAGATACCATTCGAGCGCCCCAAAAAACCCTTGCCGGCAGTGAAGAATATAATATTCTGGTTCTTCAGAAGAAAAACATTGAATATCTTTCCGCAAATAGTCTTGTTCCTGATACCATTGAACCACTTCATCGCTAAATGACAGAAACCGAACTTTCCCATTTTCAGGAACTAACCTATTTAAATATCGCAGAACATCACAATTGACTGCTTCACACCAATAGGTCGATTCAAGCCCTTTCCGAAGAGCGCCATTGATTCCGCCAACGAGTTGGTTATAATAACTCAACTGATATGGATGCGAGTCAATAACGTGATACACCGGAAAAACCAATAGGATAATTGATAATATTATCGAAATGTAAGGGAGTGATATATCAGCCCCAAATTGTTTCGAGATAATTATTTTTATGCCCTCTTGAAGATACTTGAACCCTATCCCGGCGAGGATAGCTAAATACGGAAACGCCGGCAGGAACAATCTAATGCCGTCATATTTCGGGGTTGCCGGAGTTGATTGGAGTAAAATCGGAAACATGGCGTTAAACAATATTAGCATTTTAAAATCAACCTGATTTTGTTTACTAACATTAGGTATTAGGAATTTTGCATTTGGCATTTTCTCCCATATCATTGTGAACATAGCAATACCAATCAGGATTAACATTGTTAATGGAATCGTTGTCAAGGTATACACCAGCGGGTAATGCCACGGTGCAGGGACGAGTAGATACATTTTTCCGAAATAGTACACGGTAGTAAACTTATGTTGCGCGTAGAAAAAAAGGTATTCCATAATCCGATGTTTGGTATCGAACCATAGCCAAGGCCAGGTTAGGAAGAAAACAATTGGTGATATAAATAACATACAAAATGCGTTGGTTCCATATTCTTTCCGCCGATAGAGTTGCGCCCATAGAAAAAGTGGTATCGGGAGAAACAATACGTTAATTTTCGTTGCCAAACCTATTCCCCAGATAAGACCGGTTATAACACTCCACTTCCACCGTTGTTGGTCGTTACCAGTAGAGGCAAGTCCTTTATAAAAACAAAATACGGTTGCAAACCAGAGTAACGTTAATGGGATATCAGTGGTAGCAAAATGTGCCTGTCCGAAAATGCGTGGCATTAAAAAAAAGGCAACGGATGAAAATAGCGCTATCGACCGGTCGAAGTGTTCTAGGGTAAATAGGTAAATCAAAACGATAAGCAAGCCGAATAGAATAAATTCTGCTAGCCGGAACGCATATAGATCACCGAAAATACCCGCAAACCAACCGTGCATTATCCCAGTGATTAGTTTTGAAAATGACGGATGTTCATGTATCTTAAACCAATATTGTGTGATTGCGGTATCTGAAATGGCTTGAGTCGGATGCGTGAACAGAAGTTTCAACCAACGATATGCATCGATTGCTGGTTGAAAATTATATGGTTCATCCCAAGCAAGACCATAATGACCGCTGGTCGCGCTCAATATAAAAAATGTTGTTAAGAACAACATGAGTATAATTATCAAATCAAATTTTTGCATACCGCTTTTTATTTTATCGTATTTTAAGGTAAACTAGTAAGTAAAAGAATATAGGCCGTTTAAACAGCATACATTTTAAATCTAAAATATAACTAAAAATGTTTGTTTTTAATTGAAAATTTCATTAGGATTTATTCTAGATTTCGATATACGGAGTCAACTAAACCATATTTTATGGCAACGAAATTGATTTTAATCCGCCATGGTGAAACCGATTGGAATATCCAGCAGCGATACCAAGGACATAGTGATACCGAGCTGAACGAGAACGGTCGCCATCAGGTACGGATGCTAGCGAAACAGTTGGAAAACGAACCGATTGACGTTATTTATACTAGCGATTTAATCCGTGCAGTTCAGACTGCAACCATTATTTCTAACGGCAGAAATATTCCGATTCATAAACATGCGGGATTACGCGAATGCAGTTTCGGTATTTGGGAAGGGAAAACTTTTGAAGAGATGCAAAACCAGTTCCCGGAAGAAGTTGCTCGAATCAAAGCCGACCCAGTTCATGCAATACGCACCGGCGGAGAAAGTAGACATCAATTATTGACTCGCGTGGTAAAAACAATTCAAGAGATTATCCATCGTCATCCGAATCAGACTATTGCTATTGTCGCTCACGGCGGTTCCCTTGCAGTTGCAATGGAATATATTACTGGCGAAGGGTTAATCGCTCGATCGAAATATTGGCTAGATAACGCTCGGTATCATATCGTTGAATATGATAATGGCAAAAGTAAAATTCTTTATTTAGGGTCGTCCGCATCTTCTTCCACTTAACCATAACGTCTTTTAGTACCAACTCTCCAAGGCGCAACGTTTGTTGTTTATCATAAAAGGATAGTATATTAAACTATGAGAAATATTTCCAAGGTCTTTCATCTATGATTATTGGTAAAACCCCGGTGAACTTGGTGCATATTTTTTTGTGATGTAGGTTTTTCGTTTGTAGTGTTTATAGTACAGAGAGATTTACCTTGCTCAAAATAAGCAAGCTTTGATAAAATTCAACCGATAAATATTAAGTATTATTATGTATTTTTGGTTAGATATATTTAATGCAGCTATGCTCGGTGGATTGATTTTCCTTGATTCCGCAGCAGTAGCGCAGATAATGGTTTCGCAACCGATCGTTTGTGCGCCATTGCTAGGATGGTTTCTCGGCGATTGGCAGAGCGGATTACTTATTGGAGCACTACTAGAACTCCTCTGGATTGGGAAGCTGCCTATCGGGTCGCATGTTCCGCCTGAAGCGCCTATTTCGGCGATAACCGCAACAATCATCTATATTAGCTTCATCCAGAATGCGGTTGGTCCAATCGGTTCATTAGCATTAGCTGCTGCGCTGGTCTGCGGAATAATTAACGGATGGATTGGTGGTGCGCTAACCATAGCGATTCGGAAATTCAATAATCGGTTTAATCGCATGGCGGACCGTGCTGCAGAACGCGGAATGTTCCATGAGATAGATACAATAAATTTTATTTCGATTTTATTGATTTGGAGTACTGCGACCATATTGATTTTTATCGGAACGATTATTCCCGTATCTATTTTCGTTGTTGGAATCCCTTCGGTTATCCGATTAAATTTGCTGCAATATACGGTATTGCTGTTAGTCGCGATAGGTATTGCGGTTATTTTAGATTTATTCCAACTGCCGAATCGGAAACGATATTTCTTGATAGGGCTCAGCGCAGGTTTAATATTGACCGTTGTATATACTTATCTATTCAAAATCTGAAAAATAACCATAATTGGAGAGAATAGCAAATCATACCGGCTGATAAATGGGAAATAGGGGAGAATATAATGGCGGAGAGTAAACCGATAACTAAATTAACGTTATTTTGGGTTGGGCTTCGCGCAAGTTGTATCATGGCAGTATGGAATTTCGAACGGATGCTTAATATCGGATTCACGTATAGTCTCCTGCCGGTCTTGCGCCGGTTATATTCGACTGCGGAGCAACGGAAACAAGCGTTATCCCGGCATCTGAAATTTTTCAATACCCATCCCTATTTTGCTTCATACATTTTAGGATTAGTTATTGCTAAAGAAGAAAAACTAGCTAACGAAAACGCACAACCATCTGATGCAGCATTTTTGCGAGCTGAACAGGATATTCAAAATATCAAAACTACATTAATGGGTCCATTCGGTGCTCTCGGAGACACATTCTTCTGGTCAACATTCCGTCCATTTTTAGCATTATTAGCCGTAATGATGGTAATTTTAAATATCCCTAATTGGACCGTAGCAGCGCTAGCCCCAATCGGGTTCGTCGTATGGTATAATGTAGCACATATTTATATTCGCATCGGTGGGGTCTATCGTGGGTATAAACTTGGCGATGATATAGTGTTATGGTTGCGGCAGTTTAATCTCGCGAATACGATTGAGAAACTACAAAAAGTCGGTCTCGCAATAGCTGGGATATTTCTCGGGTTGACAGGATTATATTTTTGCTCCACCACATCGGATTGGCATAGCCTGACCTATGAGCGATTGTGGTTCGCTATTAAAATACTGATATTGACGCTAATTGTGTATATTGGATTGCATAAAAAGATGCATACGACCCGAATATTTCTCCTGGGATTATTAGCAATAAGCGGTTATGAGTTGACTATACAATATCGACTCGGGCAGATTTACGGGTTTGCGCTAGTCGGTATCGTTATGATGCTCTATTTTACCGTGGTATTTTGGGGAGATATTAAAGAACAAGCGAAAGGCTAAAGCGCACATCAAAAAAGATACCATTAACACGTTCAACGATATATTTTGGTCGTAATTACTTCATTATTTAGATAAATAGACTTTTTTATTTTTATTTGGGCTAATCCACAGGGGATCCATGGCGAAAGTATCACGTCCAGTAAAAGTTTTAAATGAACTTGGGCTCCATCTCCGCCCAGCTGGAATTTTAGTTAAAGTAGCGAACCGATATAAATCCGAGATAACGCTTGAAAAAGATGGAGAGAAAGTGAATGCGAAAAGTATTATGGGCGTAATGATGCTCGGAGCGGAACCAAATTCAACGGTGGTGATTAGCGCTGAGGGTGATGATGCAGAGGCCGCGGTTGCTGCGCTAGAAGAATTATTTACGACGCAATTTGCGGAGTTATCCAATGATAAAACAGTAGGAATATAAAATAGTTAGGGAAGCACGAAAGAACGGAAAAACGGGAAAACCATAAGGACGGAAGTTCAACAGTTTTTTCGTTTTATCGTTATGATTAATTATGCTAACAGGTATAGGGGTTTCGCCGGGAGTAGCGATCGGCAAAGTTTTTTTATTAGATAGTGACCGCTATTTTGTTCCGGAACGGAAACTTAGTGAATCGGAGATTGCTGATGAAATATCACGATTCCGCCAAGCGGTTGAGCAGACCAAACAACAACTGATGGACCT encodes:
- a CDS encoding MFS transporter; protein product: MALIKNNIIPHKSVVLLITTLGSFLTPFMGSALNIALPVIGTEFQMTAIGISWIATAYMLAAAMFLVPFGQLADIYGRKKIYLVGIALYTVSSCLCTLANSGVTLIIFRILQGIGGAMVFATAVAILTSVYPVQERGKVLGINVAVVYFGLSVGPFLGGILTQHFGWRSIFLINVLLGIFILLITLWKLTGDWKETDERKFDIIGSIIYGIMLIAFMYGLTRLPSLSGGGFILIAGVGLLTFIVWEKKTASPLVELSILQNNRVFVFSNLAALINYSATAAVSFLLSLYLQYIKGLSPQYSGVVLIFQPMVQAIFSPVAGRISDSIEPRIVASFGMALSAIGLALLILINTTTPIWYSIFNLMLLGFGFALFSSPNTNAVMSSVEKRFYGVASATMATMRLLGMTISMGIITLIFSIYIGRAKLSPENYPLLLTSIRIAFIIFTILCGFGILASLTRGKIH
- the mgtA gene encoding magnesium-translocating P-type ATPase encodes the protein MIKQFISWFFNLNQDKSFYTQGPSELSKKMSKVATLEIFEVFRFLHTSANGLTSEEAEVRVKEFGLNELAHTRKGNTVLDLLVRFKNPLVIQLLVIGILSYIMGEIPSTIIVSGMLFLSVFLSHYQEYRSSKAVQKLYAMIRTTATVVRDGKKQEIPLRNLVPGDIVHLSAGDMIPADVRLISSKDFFVNQSALTGESMPVEKFAQPLPTIGNNPLEFQNACFMGSSVYSGSATAVVVMTGTRTYFGGISKKLIGQRVETSFDKGLRQFTLMMIRIMVVMVIVVFAINYFRWGKWQEAVLFALAVAVGLTPEMLPMIVTVNLSKGALTMSRKKVIVKRLNSIQNFGAMDILCTDKTGTLTQDKIVLERYVDVTNQENEEVLRYAYINSYYQTGLKNLLDIAVLNHTEFAVEQHYKKVDEIPFDFSRRRMSVIVEDQQAPGKHLLICKGALEEIFQACDRFIVEDEINEIYESLKQDLRDEYRSLSAEGFRVLAVAYKNISEPKSAYSVQDETSLILLGFIAFLDPPKETAKEAIELLRKNGVVTKILTGDNELVTRKICREVGLDFIPLVTGDQLEKLSESDFIDVCEHATVFARLTPEHKEMIIRALQKKGHVVGFLGDGINDAPALKTADVGISVDTAVDIAKESADIILLKKSLLVLEDGVLEGRKIFGNIIKYIKMGASSNFGNMFSVVGGSWFLPFIPMAPIQVLVNNLLYDFSQTGIPTDRVDEEYLRQPRKWNIDNIRRFMFWIGPVSSIFDYTTFFIMLYIFNCWIADSYHEQLFHTGWFIESLLTQTLIVHIIRTNKIPFFQSRASKMMSLTTLLVMGIGIMLPISPLAKSLGFVTPPPLYWFLLIAILLTYSILTHLVKTWFIHKYGSD
- a CDS encoding calcineurin-like phosphoesterase family protein — its product is MEKFLYRVRCLVFICSLLVVGILFAKSEQAQLFAVGFVYHDANRNQIYDPGEKGIPNIRVSNGRDIVLTDVQGRYRIPIEADMILFVIKPTGWTTAFDADNFPKFYYIYKPYGSPSTRFAGSTPTGALPESIDFPLYPQDEPSNFKVLFFGDIQVRNRKTIEYFARSVVEELIDTDAKFGVTLGDNVSDILDLYPELKSVIGYIGIPIYFTFGNHDSNYDVTTEKYTHETYSRYFGPVYYSFEYGKVHFIVLENIAWSYDSQRQKLAPYTSGLGRDQLEFIKNDLALVPKDYLIVLAMHIPIMDIREKGSLFRLLEQFPYTFSISGHEHTMEHRFLTRADGWFGVEPHHHYIAGAVCGNWWYGMPDEYGIPHSMMSDGTPSGYAIITFTGNKYSIEYKVAQKPNSFQMHLYAPDEITIDQITTTGIIVNIFAGSAKSKVEIKFGKKGSWFPMEKVSLPDPYYTKQFELITEKPNWIPNAILCPHIWRASIPASLGKGSHLIQVRTTDMFGHVYTAYRVITIQ
- a CDS encoding glycosyltransferase family 39 protein; the encoded protein is MQKFDLIIILMLFLTTFFILSATSGHYGLAWDEPYNFQPAIDAYRWLKLLFTHPTQAISDTAITQYWFKIHEHPSFSKLITGIMHGWFAGIFGDLYAFRLAEFILFGLLIVLIYLFTLEHFDRSIALFSSVAFFLMPRIFGQAHFATTDIPLTLLWFATVFCFYKGLASTGNDQQRWKWSVITGLIWGIGLATKINVLFLPIPLFLWAQLYRRKEYGTNAFCMLFISPIVFFLTWPWLWFDTKHRIMEYLFFYAQHKFTTVYYFGKMYLLVPAPWHYPLVYTLTTIPLTMLILIGIAMFTMIWEKMPNAKFLIPNVSKQNQVDFKMLILFNAMFPILLQSTPATPKYDGIRLFLPAFPYLAILAGIGFKYLQEGIKIIISKQFGADISLPYISIILSIILLVFPVYHVIDSHPYQLSYYNQLVGGINGALRKGLESTYWCEAVNCDVLRYLNRLVPENGKVRFLSFSDEVVQWYQEQDYLRKDIQCFSSEEPEYYILHCRQGFFGALEWYLYNTATPIKSFGYKSTVPLVLVYKNRSKYTR
- a CDS encoding histidine phosphatase family protein is translated as MATKLILIRHGETDWNIQQRYQGHSDTELNENGRHQVRMLAKQLENEPIDVIYTSDLIRAVQTATIISNGRNIPIHKHAGLRECSFGIWEGKTFEEMQNQFPEEVARIKADPVHAIRTGGESRHQLLTRVVKTIQEIIHRHPNQTIAIVAHGGSLAVAMEYITGEGLIARSKYWLDNARYHIVEYDNGKSKILYLGSSASSST
- a CDS encoding PTS sugar transporter subunit IIC, with protein sequence MYFWLDIFNAAMLGGLIFLDSAAVAQIMVSQPIVCAPLLGWFLGDWQSGLLIGALLELLWIGKLPIGSHVPPEAPISAITATIIYISFIQNAVGPIGSLALAAALVCGIINGWIGGALTIAIRKFNNRFNRMADRAAERGMFHEIDTINFISILLIWSTATILIFIGTIIPVSIFVVGIPSVIRLNLLQYTVLLLVAIGIAVILDLFQLPNRKRYFLIGLSAGLILTVVYTYLFKI
- a CDS encoding PTS system mannose/fructose/sorbose family transporter subunit IID, whose product is MAESKPITKLTLFWVGLRASCIMAVWNFERMLNIGFTYSLLPVLRRLYSTAEQRKQALSRHLKFFNTHPYFASYILGLVIAKEEKLANENAQPSDAAFLRAEQDIQNIKTTLMGPFGALGDTFFWSTFRPFLALLAVMMVILNIPNWTVAALAPIGFVVWYNVAHIYIRIGGVYRGYKLGDDIVLWLRQFNLANTIEKLQKVGLAIAGIFLGLTGLYFCSTTSDWHSLTYERLWFAIKILILTLIVYIGLHKKMHTTRIFLLGLLAISGYELTIQYRLGQIYGFALVGIVMMLYFTVVFWGDIKEQAKG
- a CDS encoding HPr family phosphocarrier protein — encoded protein: MAKVSRPVKVLNELGLHLRPAGILVKVANRYKSEITLEKDGEKVNAKSIMGVMMLGAEPNSTVVISAEGDDAEAAVAALEELFTTQFAELSNDKTVGI